In a genomic window of Pedosphaera parvula Ellin514:
- a CDS encoding cellulase family glycosylhydrolase gives MKKQIVYRGSLVLAMLLGVAIQVSAGEQWTAQKAQDWYGQKGWAAGCNFTPSTAINQLEMWQAETFDSATIDRELGWAQDIGFNAVRIFLHNIPWEEDKQGFLKRIDQFLTIADKHHIKVIMVPLDAVWDPYPKAGKQRDPKPHVHNSGWVQSPGVEILKNPARHDELKGYIQGVISHFKDDQRILAWDMFNEPDNMNRPAYEAAEPANKAQLSLMLLKKAFAWAREINPSQPLTAGVWMGNWELADKLLPMEKFCLEQSDVISFHNYGNLEDMKKCVQNLKRYHRPVVCTEYMARPQGSRFDPILGYLKEEKVGAINWGFVNGKTQTIYPWDTWTKNYTAAPKVWFHDIFQQDGTPYDAKEVAYIKSVTLKNEVSSAKR, from the coding sequence ATGAAAAAGCAGATCGTTTATCGTGGAAGCCTGGTTTTGGCCATGCTTCTGGGAGTAGCAATACAGGTCTCAGCCGGAGAGCAATGGACTGCCCAGAAGGCCCAGGACTGGTATGGGCAAAAAGGGTGGGCTGCGGGTTGCAACTTTACGCCGAGCACAGCCATCAATCAACTCGAGATGTGGCAGGCAGAAACGTTTGATTCTGCGACCATCGACCGGGAGCTGGGCTGGGCTCAAGACATTGGATTCAATGCCGTGCGGATTTTTCTGCACAACATTCCCTGGGAGGAGGACAAGCAAGGTTTCTTGAAGCGAATCGATCAGTTTCTCACGATCGCTGACAAGCATCACATCAAAGTGATCATGGTGCCATTGGATGCGGTATGGGATCCTTATCCAAAGGCGGGCAAGCAGCGCGATCCGAAGCCGCATGTTCACAATTCCGGCTGGGTGCAAAGTCCCGGCGTCGAGATTTTAAAGAACCCGGCTCGCCACGACGAATTGAAAGGTTACATCCAGGGAGTGATCAGCCATTTCAAGGATGACCAACGCATCCTGGCGTGGGATATGTTCAACGAACCTGATAACATGAATCGTCCGGCGTATGAAGCCGCTGAACCGGCAAACAAAGCGCAGTTGTCATTGATGTTGCTCAAAAAAGCTTTCGCCTGGGCGCGCGAAATCAACCCATCCCAACCACTCACCGCAGGTGTTTGGATGGGCAACTGGGAACTGGCTGACAAGCTCCTGCCAATGGAAAAGTTTTGTCTCGAACAGTCGGACGTCATTTCTTTCCACAACTATGGGAATCTGGAGGATATGAAAAAATGTGTGCAGAATCTTAAGCGATATCACCGGCCGGTTGTGTGCACTGAATATATGGCTCGCCCGCAGGGCAGCAGGTTTGATCCGATACTTGGTTATCTGAAGGAGGAAAAAGTTGGAGCCATCAATTGGGGTTTTGTGAATGGCAAGACACAAACGATTTATCCGTGGGACACCTGGACCAAGAACTACACTGCGGCACCCAAAGTGTGGTTTCATGATATTTTTCAGCAGGATGGCACTCCTTACGACGCTAAGGAAGTCGCCTACATCAAGAGTGTGACTTTGAAAAACGAAGTAAGCTCAGCAAAAAGGTAA
- a CDS encoding aldose epimerase family protein: MHKGIEKSRYGKLSNGTEVELYTLQNANGIICKIITFGGAITEMHLPDHEGKFADVVLGYDDLDGYVKDTSYFGALIGRVANRIAEGKFELNGRSYTLAKNNGPNHLHGGPKGFHKVVWQAEASNTDKGAVLRLTYTSPDGEEGYPGALKAVVTYTLNDQNELLLDYEATSDQPTPINLTNHSYWNLAGGGTILDHLLTLEADRFTPVDGTLIPTGEIKPVKGTPMEFTTAKSIGADLQRMGGSPPGYDHNFVLNGGTKVNLAARLVEPKSRRALEVWTDQPGIQFYSGNFLDGLVKGKRGDFYQRYTGLCLETQQFPDFVHHPNFPQSILKPGEIYRQNTVFRFLVI; this comes from the coding sequence ATGCATAAAGGGATTGAGAAATCGCGGTACGGTAAGCTTTCGAACGGGACAGAAGTCGAGCTTTACACCCTGCAGAATGCAAATGGCATCATCTGCAAGATCATTACTTTCGGGGGAGCGATTACCGAAATGCACCTGCCAGACCATGAAGGAAAATTTGCCGACGTGGTGTTGGGGTATGATGATCTGGACGGCTATGTAAAGGATACTTCCTACTTCGGGGCACTCATTGGGCGCGTGGCGAATCGAATCGCAGAAGGCAAGTTCGAACTGAATGGCAGGAGTTATACCCTTGCAAAAAATAACGGGCCGAACCATTTGCATGGTGGGCCGAAAGGGTTTCATAAAGTTGTTTGGCAGGCTGAAGCGTCCAATACTGACAAGGGGGCAGTGCTGCGATTGACGTACACCAGTCCTGATGGCGAGGAAGGTTATCCTGGTGCATTGAAAGCTGTGGTCACTTACACGCTGAATGACCAGAACGAACTGCTGCTGGATTATGAAGCGACGTCGGATCAGCCTACCCCGATCAACCTCACCAATCACAGCTATTGGAATCTCGCGGGTGGCGGGACAATTCTGGATCACTTGCTTACATTGGAAGCAGATAGATTTACGCCCGTGGATGGGACGTTAATTCCCACTGGAGAAATAAAACCGGTGAAGGGGACGCCGATGGAGTTCACTACAGCAAAAAGTATCGGTGCCGATTTGCAAAGAATGGGCGGCTCGCCGCCAGGCTACGATCACAATTTTGTGTTGAATGGTGGAACCAAGGTGAATTTGGCGGCGCGGTTGGTTGAGCCAAAAAGCCGTCGTGCTCTGGAAGTCTGGACTGATCAGCCGGGAATTCAATTTTACAGCGGTAATTTTCTGGATGGCTTGGTGAAGGGGAAACGGGGGGACTTTTATCAACGCTACACGGGCCTTTGCCTGGAGACGCAGCAATTTCCAGACTTTGTACACCATCCAAACTTTCCACAGAGCATATTGAAACCGGGGGAAATTTACCGGCAGAATACAGTTTTCCGTTTTCTGGTAATTTAA